The Micromonospora sp. WMMD961 genome has a segment encoding these proteins:
- the hisC gene encoding histidinol-phosphate transaminase, translated as MTDSGRHQPALRLTRADLDALPNYVPGRSPADLARELGLPEAIKLASNEVPYGPLPGVVEAVTEAIMASHRYPDMGVVALRDALAERYGVEADRIATGCGSVALAEHLVRATCLPGDEVLYSWRSFEAYPIIAATSGATSVRVPNEAGHGHDLAAMAAAVTDRTRVIFVCNPNNPTGTALRRAELDAFLDAVPDDVLVVIDEAYREFVTDAEVPDGLDYLDRPNVAVLRTLSKAWGLAGLRMGWLVAQPVVAAAIRKVATPFSSSTAAQAGALAALTQVAEMERRCALVVAERDRVTEALRKFVPEVPTSQANFVWLPLADRSVAFGKACEARGVIVRPFAGDGVRVTIGTPAENDAFLAAAEAALA; from the coding sequence ATGACCGACTCCGGACGTCACCAGCCGGCCCTGCGGCTGACCCGCGCCGACCTGGACGCGTTGCCCAACTACGTGCCGGGGCGCAGCCCCGCCGACCTGGCTCGGGAGTTGGGCCTGCCGGAGGCCATCAAGCTGGCCAGCAACGAGGTTCCGTACGGACCGCTGCCCGGGGTGGTGGAGGCGGTCACCGAGGCGATCATGGCCTCGCACCGCTATCCGGACATGGGCGTGGTCGCGCTGCGGGACGCGTTGGCCGAGCGGTACGGCGTGGAAGCCGACCGGATCGCCACCGGCTGCGGGTCGGTGGCGCTCGCCGAACACCTGGTTCGGGCAACCTGCCTGCCCGGCGACGAGGTGCTCTACTCGTGGCGGTCCTTCGAGGCGTACCCGATCATTGCGGCGACCAGCGGCGCGACCAGCGTGCGGGTGCCCAACGAGGCCGGGCACGGGCACGACCTGGCGGCGATGGCCGCGGCCGTGACCGACCGGACCCGGGTGATTTTCGTCTGCAACCCGAACAACCCCACCGGCACCGCGCTACGCCGGGCGGAGTTGGACGCGTTCCTCGACGCGGTGCCCGACGACGTGCTGGTGGTGATCGACGAGGCGTACCGGGAGTTCGTCACCGACGCGGAGGTGCCGGACGGGCTCGACTACCTGGACCGGCCCAACGTGGCGGTGCTGCGCACGCTGTCGAAGGCGTGGGGCCTTGCCGGGCTGCGAATGGGCTGGCTGGTCGCCCAGCCGGTGGTGGCCGCCGCCATCCGTAAGGTGGCAACCCCGTTCTCCAGCAGCACGGCGGCCCAGGCCGGGGCGCTTGCCGCGTTGACCCAGGTTGCCGAGATGGAGCGCCGCTGCGCCCTGGTCGTCGCCGAGCGGGACCGGGTCACCGAGGCGTTGCGCAAGTTCGTGCCCGAGGTGCCGACGAGTCAGGCCAACTTCGTCTGGCTGCCACTGGCTGATCGTTCGGTGGCGTTCGGTAAGGCGTGCGAGGCGCGCGGTGTGATCGTGCGGCCGTTCGCCGGTGACGGCGTCCGGGTCACCATCGGCACCCCGGCCGAGAACGACGCGTTCCTGGCGGCTGCGGAGGCGGCGCTGGCCTGA
- a CDS encoding SRPBCC family protein, with protein sequence MSTVAVTGIIEAHAADVWRLLTDLPGRAARLTAAGPIKVLTPGPFGPGTSWREERAQPDGGTLTEEFLVVEAIAPQRLVLCSSGAGVDYRITWSLRPVRRRRRGCTAVTVTQEAVPMDPYGRVVALLLGGLAARAVEVALRRDLADLAVAADATGTVEAA encoded by the coding sequence ATGTCGACGGTGGCGGTTACCGGAATCATCGAGGCGCACGCGGCCGATGTCTGGCGTCTCCTGACCGACCTGCCCGGCCGTGCGGCCCGGCTGACCGCGGCCGGTCCGATCAAGGTGCTCACCCCGGGCCCGTTCGGTCCGGGCACCTCCTGGCGTGAGGAGCGCGCCCAGCCGGACGGTGGCACGCTGACCGAGGAGTTCCTGGTAGTGGAGGCCATCGCTCCGCAGCGACTGGTGCTCTGTTCCTCCGGTGCCGGCGTCGACTACCGCATCACCTGGAGCCTGCGACCGGTCCGTCGCCGCCGTCGAGGATGCACGGCGGTCACCGTCACCCAGGAGGCGGTGCCGATGGACCCGTACGGCCGGGTGGTGGCTCTGTTGCTCGGCGGCCTCGCCGCGCGGGCGGTGGAGGTGGCGCTCCGGCGTGACCTCGCCGATCTGGCCGTCGCGGCCGATGCCACCGGCACCGTCGAAGCCGCCTGA
- a CDS encoding RDD family protein, whose amino-acid sequence MSVQPGWYVDPADTETRRYWDGEGWLGAPIPVDATPPDGPPPPEPPPAPVTPAEPPTSGPAAPGSETVAPGWPPHQGPPPGYGPQSGYGPPPVQGPGYGPPPVQGPGYGPPPVQGPGYGPPPVQGPGYGPPPAQGPGWGPQSGPPGWGPQGGPPGWAPPGSQPGWVPPAGHPGWPGRPPEPRPHGHALAGYGRRFTARLIDFGLILALNVLVNGWFVWRWAQEWAPYWQEFFRRAARGDRSAEGMPVPGEQAGSLLVVILLIATALWLAYEVPAMAAGGQTFGKRVMRIRAVPMAADQPLGFGRALSRWSTLGLPTLLWYCAGIGLVLQLVDSLSPLFDHPLRQALHDRRAQTVVVEVPYRPGSAPSDDRNQPSGDTP is encoded by the coding sequence GTGAGTGTGCAACCTGGCTGGTACGTCGATCCCGCCGACACCGAGACCCGGCGTTACTGGGACGGCGAGGGTTGGCTCGGCGCGCCCATTCCCGTCGACGCCACCCCGCCGGATGGTCCTCCGCCGCCCGAGCCGCCGCCCGCCCCGGTCACCCCGGCCGAGCCCCCGACCTCCGGCCCGGCTGCCCCTGGCTCCGAGACCGTCGCGCCCGGCTGGCCGCCACACCAGGGCCCACCACCCGGGTACGGCCCGCAGTCCGGCTACGGCCCACCACCGGTGCAGGGCCCCGGCTACGGCCCACCACCGGTGCAAGGCCCCGGCTACGGCCCACCACCGGTGCAAGGCCCCGGCTACGGCCCACCACCGGTGCAAGGCCCCGGCTACGGCCCACCACCGGCACAGGGCCCCGGCTGGGGGCCGCAGTCCGGCCCACCCGGTTGGGGTCCGCAGGGCGGTCCGCCCGGCTGGGCTCCTCCGGGCAGCCAACCCGGCTGGGTGCCGCCCGCTGGTCACCCTGGCTGGCCCGGGCGACCGCCCGAGCCAAGGCCGCATGGCCACGCGCTGGCCGGTTACGGTCGCCGGTTCACCGCCCGGCTGATCGACTTCGGCCTCATTCTCGCGCTGAACGTGCTGGTCAACGGCTGGTTCGTCTGGCGCTGGGCGCAGGAGTGGGCACCGTACTGGCAGGAGTTCTTCCGGCGCGCCGCGCGCGGCGACAGGTCCGCCGAGGGAATGCCGGTGCCCGGCGAGCAGGCCGGTTCGCTGCTCGTGGTGATCCTGCTGATCGCCACCGCGCTGTGGCTGGCGTACGAGGTGCCCGCCATGGCCGCCGGTGGGCAGACCTTCGGCAAACGGGTGATGCGGATCCGAGCGGTGCCGATGGCCGCCGACCAGCCGCTGGGCTTCGGCCGGGCACTGAGCCGGTGGAGCACGCTGGGTCTGCCGACGCTGCTCTGGTACTGCGCCGGGATCGGCCTGGTGCTGCAACTGGTCGACTCCCTCTCTCCCCTCTTCGACCACCCGCTGCGCCAGGCGCTGCACGACAGGCGCGCGCAGACGGTGGTCGTCGAAGTCCCTTACCGCCCCGGCTCCGCCCCCTCGGACGACCGCAACCAGCCCTCGGGAGACACTCCATGA
- a CDS encoding DUF397 domain-containing protein codes for MHDLAGAIWRTSSRSNDQGLCVEVADNLVDVHGLVAVRDSKDQAGPTLAVSPPGWTAFIGAIRAGRFER; via the coding sequence ATGCACGATCTTGCGGGCGCGATCTGGCGCACCAGTAGCCGTTCCAACGACCAGGGGCTCTGCGTGGAAGTGGCGGACAACCTGGTCGATGTCCACGGTCTGGTCGCGGTCCGCGACTCCAAGGACCAGGCCGGCCCCACACTCGCGGTCAGCCCGCCGGGGTGGACAGCCTTCATCGGCGCGATCCGAGCCGGTCGCTTCGAACGCTGA
- a CDS encoding PQQ-binding-like beta-propeller repeat protein gives MRFPRGRRRLVIAVAALLATAAVVVVVHRVLAPAEVSTVARGDYPAPARPAAGVIGRLPVAPLIVDGRLRVYAAHRQVYADRPVDGRYRTSPYWSYRRWPAELTGVVASGSTVVSRWSDGQLVALDARTGGVLWRTDGPKPAESSAVVRRTGAATVWEPRGLRLADLPDGRTVLVVTGDVQARAVELSDGRELWRVELPGSCRSDVGTTAAGQLIGLDTCAGPATVEFRDAATGAVRERWRPPNGPDGLVVTPLGCRTGRSDCLGLRTAGPGDEGGRGWLLGAGPPVAAPTLDPAGAALVGEQSIAVLDGVVVGRSARTGTELWRTDGLGPARVLAAQPGRVHLLTEANDLVTLDPVTGAQLSRFPLNVGSDGTGWAPGAVGVMDGYVAVERLRKPVDPNGDDQRYYYTGEAVILAAT, from the coding sequence ATGAGGTTCCCGAGAGGCCGGCGGCGGCTGGTGATCGCGGTCGCGGCGCTGCTCGCGACGGCGGCCGTCGTGGTCGTCGTGCACCGGGTCCTCGCGCCGGCAGAGGTGAGCACCGTGGCCCGGGGCGACTACCCGGCGCCGGCCCGACCGGCTGCCGGAGTGATCGGTCGGCTGCCGGTCGCCCCGTTGATCGTCGACGGCAGACTGCGGGTGTACGCCGCACACCGCCAGGTCTACGCGGACCGGCCGGTCGACGGGCGGTACCGGACCAGCCCGTACTGGTCGTACCGGCGCTGGCCGGCCGAGCTGACCGGGGTGGTGGCCAGCGGCAGCACGGTGGTCAGCCGCTGGTCGGACGGGCAACTTGTCGCACTCGACGCCCGGACCGGCGGGGTGCTCTGGCGAACCGACGGTCCGAAGCCCGCCGAGAGTTCAGCGGTGGTACGCCGTACCGGGGCGGCCACCGTCTGGGAGCCGCGCGGACTCCGACTCGCCGACCTCCCGGACGGCCGGACGGTGCTGGTGGTGACCGGGGATGTCCAGGCGCGCGCTGTCGAGCTGAGCGACGGGCGGGAGCTGTGGCGGGTCGAACTGCCCGGGAGCTGCCGCAGCGATGTCGGCACCACGGCAGCCGGGCAGTTGATCGGCCTGGACACCTGCGCCGGGCCGGCCACCGTCGAGTTCCGGGACGCGGCGACCGGCGCGGTACGCGAGCGTTGGCGACCGCCGAACGGCCCGGACGGGTTGGTGGTGACGCCGCTCGGCTGCCGTACCGGCCGGTCGGACTGTCTGGGGCTGCGGACGGCCGGGCCGGGCGACGAGGGCGGCCGGGGCTGGCTGTTGGGTGCCGGTCCGCCGGTCGCCGCCCCCACCCTGGACCCGGCCGGCGCCGCCCTGGTCGGTGAGCAGTCGATCGCCGTGCTCGACGGTGTCGTGGTGGGTCGATCGGCGCGTACGGGCACCGAGCTGTGGAGGACCGACGGTCTCGGGCCGGCGCGGGTGCTCGCGGCGCAACCTGGCCGGGTGCACCTGTTGACCGAGGCGAACGACCTGGTGACCCTGGACCCGGTGACAGGCGCCCAACTGTCCCGCTTCCCGCTCAACGTGGGCTCGGACGGGACCGGCTGGGCTCCCGGGGCGGTGGGGGTGATGGACGGTTACGTCGCGGTCGAACGACTCCGCAAGCCGGTCGATCCGAACGGTGACGATCAGCGCTACTACTACACGGGGGAGGCGGTGATCCTGGCCGCCACCTGA
- the fahA gene encoding fumarylacetoacetase gives MTWVTGADGSPYGVTNLPYGVFRTDGGQPRIGVRIGSWVFDLAAAEAADLVLAAGALCRSTLNDFMALGRPQWTAVRQRITELLTDPAHRAAVEPLLVPLDDVELLLPIEVADYVDFYSSEHHASNVGQIFRPGQPPLLPNWKHLPIGYHGRAGTVVVSGTPVIRPTGQRPSADGPVTGPSVRLDIEAEVGFVVGVPSPLGQRVAVDDFADHVFGVVLVNDWSARDIQAWEYQPLGPFLGKSFATSVSAWVTPLDALGDAFVPAPDQDPPVVDYLRDVPHLGLDLRLVVQWNGEQVSEPPFATMYWTPAQQLAHLTVNGASLRTGDLYASGTVSGPDRSQVGSFLELTWGGAEPVKVGDETRTFLADGDTVTITATAPGPDGTTIALGEVTGTVRPAN, from the coding sequence ATGACCTGGGTGACCGGTGCCGACGGGTCGCCGTACGGGGTGACGAACCTGCCGTACGGGGTGTTCCGGACCGACGGGGGGCAGCCACGGATCGGCGTACGGATCGGGTCGTGGGTGTTCGACCTGGCCGCGGCGGAGGCCGCCGACCTGGTGCTGGCCGCCGGCGCGTTGTGCCGGTCCACCCTCAACGACTTCATGGCGCTGGGTCGTCCGCAGTGGACGGCGGTACGGCAGCGGATCACCGAACTGCTGACCGACCCGGCGCACCGGGCCGCGGTGGAGCCGTTGCTGGTGCCCCTGGACGACGTGGAGCTGCTGCTCCCGATCGAGGTGGCCGACTACGTCGACTTCTACTCGTCCGAGCACCACGCCTCGAACGTCGGGCAGATCTTCCGCCCCGGTCAGCCGCCGCTGCTGCCGAACTGGAAGCACCTGCCGATCGGCTACCACGGACGGGCCGGCACGGTGGTCGTCTCCGGCACGCCGGTGATCCGACCGACCGGGCAGCGCCCCTCCGCCGACGGCCCGGTCACCGGTCCTTCGGTACGTCTCGACATCGAGGCCGAGGTGGGCTTCGTGGTGGGCGTACCCAGCCCGTTGGGTCAGCGGGTCGCGGTGGACGACTTCGCCGACCACGTCTTCGGTGTGGTGCTGGTCAACGACTGGTCGGCTCGGGACATCCAGGCCTGGGAGTACCAGCCGCTCGGGCCGTTCCTCGGCAAGTCCTTCGCCACCTCGGTGTCGGCCTGGGTGACGCCGCTGGACGCGCTCGGCGACGCCTTCGTGCCCGCCCCTGACCAGGACCCGCCGGTGGTCGACTACCTGCGGGACGTGCCGCACCTGGGCCTGGACCTCCGACTCGTGGTCCAGTGGAACGGCGAGCAGGTCAGCGAGCCGCCGTTCGCCACCATGTACTGGACTCCGGCACAGCAGTTGGCGCACCTCACCGTCAACGGCGCGTCGCTGCGCACCGGCGACCTGTACGCCTCCGGCACCGTCTCCGGCCCGGACCGGTCGCAGGTCGGCTCGTTCCTGGAGCTGACCTGGGGCGGGGCAGAGCCGGTCAAGGTGGGCGACGAGACCCGCACCTTCCTGGCCGACGGCGACACGGTGACCATCACCGCCACCGCGCCCGGCCCGGACGGCACCACCATCGCCCTCGGCGAGGTCACCGGCACGGTTCGTCCGGCCAACTGA
- a CDS encoding LPXTG cell wall anchor domain-containing protein, with amino-acid sequence MGGTAASYLVGGALAATASLALAVPPVLSSEPASARAGSAARAEPSAGSGVTFEILPATPTPTPTPTPPTPTPTTPQPTPSHGGQLPVTGSGGSTPLLVGLGATLLLVGFFAARRAGCREGAGDRQVGRLG; translated from the coding sequence ATGGGTGGGACGGCAGCCAGCTACCTCGTGGGGGGCGCGCTCGCCGCCACCGCCAGCCTCGCGCTGGCGGTCCCGCCGGTGCTGAGCTCCGAACCCGCCTCGGCGCGCGCCGGCAGCGCCGCCCGGGCCGAGCCGTCGGCCGGCAGCGGCGTCACCTTCGAGATCCTGCCGGCGACACCGACACCGACACCGACACCGACGCCGCCCACTCCCACTCCCACCACACCCCAACCCACGCCGAGCCACGGTGGTCAGTTGCCGGTCACCGGTTCGGGCGGGTCGACCCCGTTGCTCGTCGGGCTGGGTGCAACCCTGCTCCTCGTCGGCTTCTTCGCTGCCCGCCGAGCTGGGTGTCGTGAGGGCGCAGGTGATCGGCAAGTCGGCCGCCTCGGCTAG